One genomic region from Streptomyces sp. Li-HN-5-11 encodes:
- a CDS encoding HAD family hydrolase translates to MGMQSGAHIVWDWNGTLFHDNDAIVGATNAAFAELGLEPITLEQYRALYCVPVPKFYERLLGRLPTDAEWDLMDEVFHRYYAEHRTRCRLTDGAVELLTGWTSAGHSQSILSMYGHEELLPLVRGLGIETHFIRVDGRTGPSGGSKAEHMVRHLGALAGTVNPERTVVIGDAADDAVAARHAGAWAVLYTGGSHSRASLAAAGVPVVDTLREAVAEAARLAA, encoded by the coding sequence ATGGGGATGCAGTCAGGGGCGCACATCGTCTGGGACTGGAACGGCACGCTGTTCCACGACAACGACGCCATCGTCGGAGCGACGAACGCGGCCTTCGCCGAGCTGGGTCTGGAGCCCATCACGCTGGAGCAGTACCGCGCGCTGTACTGCGTGCCGGTGCCGAAGTTCTACGAGCGGCTGCTGGGGAGGCTGCCCACCGATGCGGAGTGGGACCTCATGGACGAGGTCTTCCACCGGTACTACGCAGAGCACCGGACCCGGTGCAGGCTCACCGACGGGGCGGTGGAGCTGCTGACGGGGTGGACGTCGGCAGGGCACAGCCAGTCGATCCTCAGCATGTACGGGCACGAGGAACTCCTGCCGCTGGTCCGGGGCCTCGGGATCGAGACGCACTTCATACGCGTGGACGGGCGGACCGGGCCGTCCGGCGGCAGCAAGGCCGAGCACATGGTGCGGCACCTCGGCGCCCTGGCCGGGACGGTGAACCCCGAGCGCACGGTGGTGATCGGTGACGCCGCGGACGACGCGGTGGCCGCGCGGCACGCGGGGGCGTGGGCGGTGCTGTACACCGGCGGCTCGCACAGCCGTGCCAGCCTCGCAGCGGCGGGCGTACCGGTGGTCGACACGCTGCGGGAAGCGGTCGCCGAGGCGGCGCGACTGGCGGCGTAG
- a CDS encoding DUF6912 family protein, with amino-acid sequence MRVYVPLTLPGLAEAYKTGELGVGPFVAYAVTPGLREWYLSDDIEELEYAALSRAALASLRLLAADRDAARRRVVVAVDVPDRAATADPDRGLDPAALGEVRVTGTVPLAKAAAVHADSGDAEADVTAAAEALEAADAGDDDAQFVVDGAEDHELLWYATQEIPNLVGLGA; translated from the coding sequence ATGCGCGTCTACGTTCCCCTGACCCTCCCCGGTCTCGCCGAGGCGTACAAGACGGGTGAGCTGGGAGTGGGGCCGTTCGTCGCGTACGCCGTCACGCCGGGCCTGCGGGAGTGGTACCTCTCCGACGACATCGAGGAGCTGGAGTACGCCGCGCTGAGCCGGGCCGCGCTGGCCTCGCTGCGGTTGCTGGCGGCGGACCGGGACGCGGCGCGGCGCCGGGTGGTGGTCGCCGTGGACGTACCCGACCGGGCGGCGACCGCCGACCCCGACCGGGGACTCGACCCGGCGGCACTGGGCGAGGTACGGGTGACGGGGACCGTGCCGCTGGCCAAGGCGGCCGCGGTGCACGCCGACTCCGGCGACGCGGAGGCGGACGTGACCGCGGCGGCCGAGGCCCTGGAGGCGGCGGACGCGGGCGACGACGACGCGCAGTTCGTCGTCGACGGGGCCGAGGACCACGAGCTGCTCTGGTACGCCACGCAGGAGATCCCGAACCTGGTGGGTCTGGGCGCCTGA
- a CDS encoding Rv3235 family protein: protein MNKVMTRTQRRPGTRPPGRHDTRRPGGAPPARTPGRGLARTTSGSRPPGPPDGGIPAPAAAPGTAAAVPPVVRPDATDLFAERLLAVLSGQRPVHWMLRHTAGQAYDELAWLAERLPLRARGTRPVVRDIGYFEPRPGAIEAFARIGAGDQLRAMAFRLERGRDRRWRCTAVELGGPRMPRTDDT from the coding sequence ATGAACAAGGTCATGACCAGGACCCAGCGCCGTCCCGGCACCCGCCCGCCGGGCCGCCACGACACCCGCCGCCCCGGGGGTGCCCCGCCCGCCCGCACACCGGGCCGAGGCCTGGCCCGTACGACGAGCGGCAGCCGCCCGCCGGGCCCACCCGATGGCGGAATCCCCGCACCCGCCGCCGCCCCGGGGACGGCGGCCGCTGTCCCGCCCGTGGTGCGGCCCGACGCAACCGACCTCTTCGCCGAGCGCCTCCTCGCCGTGCTCAGCGGGCAGCGGCCCGTGCACTGGATGCTCCGCCACACCGCGGGCCAGGCCTACGACGAACTGGCCTGGCTCGCCGAACGGCTCCCCCTGCGCGCCCGCGGCACCCGCCCCGTGGTCCGCGACATCGGCTACTTCGAGCCCCGCCCGGGCGCCATCGAGGCCTTCGCCCGCATCGGCGCCGGCGACCAACTGCGCGCGATGGCCTTCCGGCTGGAGAGGGGCCGCGACCGGCGCTGGCGCTGCACGGCGGTGGAGCTGGGCGGCCCACGTATGCCCCGCACCGACGACACCTGA
- the secA gene encoding preprotein translocase subunit SecA, with product MSVLSKIMRAGEGKILRKLHRIADQVNSIEEDFVDLSDAELRALTDEYKQRYADGESLDDLLPEAFATVREAAKRVLGQRHYDVQMMGGAALHMGYVAEMKTGEGKTLVGTLPAYLNALSGDGVHIVTVNDYLAERDSEMMGRVHKFLGLTVGCILANMTPAQRREQYGCDITYGTNNEFGFDYLRDNMAWSKDELVQRGHNFAIVDEVDSILVDEARTPLIISGPADQATKWYGDFAKLVLRLKRGEAGNPLKGLEETGDYDVDEKKRTVAIHESGVSKVEDWLGIDNLYESVNTPLVGYLNNAIKAKELFKKDKDYVVIDGEVMIVDEHTGRILAGRRYNEGMHQAIEAKEGVDIKDENQTLATITLQNFFRLYNKLSGMTGTAMTEAAEFHQIYKLGVVPIPTNKPMIRKDQSDLIYRTEIAKFEAVVDDIAEKHEKGQPILVGTTSVEKSEYLSQQLSKRGIQHEVLNAKHHEREAQIVAQAGRKGAVTVATNMAGRGTDIKLGGNPEDLAEAELRQRGLDPEEHIEEWAQALPDALKRAEEAVKAEFEEVKELGGLYVLGTERHESRRIDNQLRGRSGRQGDPGESRFYLSLGDDLMRLFKAQMVERVMSMANVPDDVPIENKMVTRAIASAQSQVEQQNFETRKNVLKYDEVLNRQREVIYGERRRVLEGEDLHEQVQHFMDDTIDAYVQAETSEGFPEDWDLDRLWGAFKQLYPVKVTIEELEEAAGDRAGLTAEFIGDSIKEDIHEQYEAREAQLGSDIMRELERRVVLSVLDRKWREHLYEMDYLQEGIGLRAMAQKDPLVEYQREGFDMFTAMMDGIKEESVGYLFNLEVQVEQQVEEVPVEEVELPEGVQDAVPAQAAARPEIRAKGLDAPQRRELHFSAPTVDGEGGVIEGDFSADGEPVRSESDGLTRAERRKQAKAGRRRKK from the coding sequence GTGTCCGTCCTCTCGAAGATCATGCGTGCAGGCGAAGGCAAGATCCTGCGCAAGCTGCACCGCATCGCGGACCAGGTCAACTCCATCGAAGAGGACTTCGTCGACCTCTCCGACGCCGAGCTGCGGGCCCTCACCGATGAGTACAAGCAGCGCTACGCCGACGGCGAGAGCCTGGACGACCTGCTGCCCGAGGCGTTCGCCACCGTGCGCGAGGCGGCCAAGCGCGTCCTCGGCCAGCGGCACTACGACGTCCAGATGATGGGCGGCGCGGCGCTGCACATGGGCTACGTCGCCGAGATGAAGACCGGTGAGGGCAAGACCCTGGTGGGCACGCTGCCCGCTTATCTGAACGCGCTCTCGGGCGACGGCGTGCACATCGTCACGGTCAACGACTACCTGGCCGAGCGCGACTCCGAGATGATGGGCCGCGTCCACAAGTTCCTGGGCCTGACCGTCGGCTGCATCCTCGCCAACATGACGCCCGCACAGCGGCGCGAGCAGTACGGCTGCGACATCACCTACGGCACGAACAACGAGTTCGGCTTCGACTACCTGCGCGACAACATGGCGTGGTCGAAGGACGAACTGGTCCAGCGCGGTCACAACTTCGCGATCGTCGACGAGGTCGACTCCATCCTGGTCGACGAGGCCCGTACGCCGCTGATCATCTCCGGCCCGGCCGACCAGGCCACGAAGTGGTACGGCGACTTCGCCAAGCTGGTCCTCCGCCTCAAGCGCGGCGAGGCCGGCAACCCGCTCAAGGGCCTCGAGGAGACCGGCGACTACGACGTCGACGAGAAGAAGCGCACGGTCGCCATCCACGAGTCAGGCGTCAGCAAGGTCGAGGACTGGCTGGGCATCGACAACCTCTACGAGTCGGTGAACACCCCGCTCGTGGGCTACCTGAACAACGCCATCAAGGCCAAGGAGCTCTTCAAGAAGGACAAGGACTACGTCGTCATCGACGGCGAGGTCATGATCGTCGACGAGCACACCGGCCGTATCCTCGCGGGCCGCCGCTACAACGAGGGCATGCACCAGGCGATCGAGGCGAAGGAAGGGGTGGACATCAAGGACGAGAACCAGACACTCGCCACGATCACCCTGCAGAACTTCTTCCGCCTCTACAACAAGCTCTCCGGCATGACCGGTACGGCGATGACCGAGGCCGCCGAGTTCCACCAGATCTACAAGCTCGGCGTGGTCCCGATCCCCACGAACAAGCCGATGATCCGCAAGGACCAGTCGGACCTCATCTACCGCACGGAGATCGCCAAGTTCGAGGCGGTCGTCGACGACATCGCGGAGAAGCACGAGAAGGGCCAGCCGATCCTGGTGGGCACCACCTCGGTCGAGAAGTCCGAGTACCTCTCGCAGCAGCTCAGCAAGCGCGGCATCCAGCACGAGGTGCTGAACGCCAAGCACCACGAGCGCGAGGCGCAGATCGTCGCCCAGGCCGGCCGCAAGGGCGCCGTGACGGTCGCGACGAACATGGCCGGCCGTGGTACGGACATCAAGCTCGGCGGCAACCCCGAGGACCTCGCGGAGGCGGAGCTGCGCCAGCGCGGCCTCGACCCCGAGGAGCACATCGAGGAGTGGGCCCAGGCGCTGCCCGACGCGCTCAAGCGCGCCGAGGAGGCGGTCAAGGCGGAGTTCGAGGAGGTCAAGGAGCTCGGCGGCCTCTACGTGCTCGGCACGGAGCGGCACGAGTCCCGCCGTATCGACAACCAGCTGCGCGGCCGCAGCGGCCGTCAGGGCGACCCCGGCGAGTCCCGCTTCTACCTCTCCCTCGGCGACGACCTGATGCGGCTGTTCAAGGCCCAGATGGTCGAGCGCGTGATGTCGATGGCGAACGTCCCCGACGACGTGCCGATCGAGAACAAAATGGTCACGCGCGCGATCGCGTCCGCCCAGTCGCAGGTCGAGCAGCAGAACTTCGAGACCCGTAAGAACGTCCTGAAGTACGACGAGGTCCTCAACCGCCAGCGCGAGGTCATCTACGGCGAGCGCCGCCGGGTCCTGGAGGGCGAGGACCTGCACGAGCAGGTGCAGCACTTCATGGACGACACGATCGACGCCTACGTCCAGGCCGAGACCTCCGAGGGCTTCCCGGAGGACTGGGACCTCGACCGGCTGTGGGGCGCCTTCAAGCAGCTCTACCCGGTGAAGGTCACCATCGAGGAGCTGGAGGAGGCGGCCGGCGACCGGGCGGGGCTGACGGCCGAGTTCATCGGCGACTCCATCAAGGAGGACATCCACGAGCAGTACGAGGCCCGCGAGGCGCAGCTCGGCTCGGACATCATGCGTGAGCTGGAGCGCCGGGTCGTGCTGTCGGTCCTCGACCGCAAGTGGCGTGAGCACCTCTACGAGATGGACTACCTCCAGGAGGGCATCGGCCTGCGCGCGATGGCGCAGAAGGACCCGCTGGTCGAGTACCAGCGCGAGGGCTTCGACATGTTCACCGCGATGATGGACGGCATCAAGGAGGAGTCCGTCGGCTACCTGTTCAACCTGGAGGTCCAGGTCGAGCAGCAGGTCGAGGAGGTCCCGGTCGAGGAGGTCGAGCTGCCGGAGGGCGTCCAGGACGCGGTGCCGGCGCAGGCTGCCGCGCGCCCGGAGATCCGGGCGAAGGGGCTGGACGCGCCGCAGCGCCGGGAGCTGCACTTCTCCGCGCCGACCGTGGACGGAGAGGGCGGCGTCATCGAGGGCGACTTCTCCGCCGACGGTGAGCCCGTCCGATCCGAGTCCGACGGCCTCACCCGCGCGGAGCGCCGCAAGCAGGCCAAGGCCGGCCGCCGCCGCAAGAAGTGA
- a CDS encoding GNAT family N-acetyltransferase, which yields MEPVTLTTDRLLLRTVGAQDTDAVYAAAQDPDIQRWTTVPSPYLPEHARGFTEELVPGGWADGSMFTFGVFLHAGDLAGMLGITMRSPGEAEIGFWAAKEHRGNGYITEAAVAAARWAFTRMSVDRLEWRAEVGNKASRAVAERAGFTLEGILRSALNNKGVRRDCWVGSLLPSDLGLPPTAPYLPGRP from the coding sequence ATGGAACCCGTCACCCTCACCACGGACCGTCTCCTGCTGCGCACGGTCGGCGCGCAGGACACCGACGCGGTGTACGCCGCCGCGCAGGACCCGGACATCCAGCGCTGGACCACGGTGCCCTCGCCCTACCTGCCCGAACACGCGCGTGGTTTCACCGAGGAGCTGGTACCCGGCGGCTGGGCCGACGGTTCCATGTTCACCTTCGGTGTCTTCCTCCACGCGGGAGACCTGGCGGGCATGCTCGGCATCACCATGCGCTCGCCGGGCGAAGCGGAGATCGGCTTCTGGGCCGCCAAGGAGCACCGCGGCAACGGTTACATCACCGAGGCCGCCGTCGCCGCCGCCCGCTGGGCTTTCACCCGGATGTCCGTCGACCGCCTGGAATGGCGCGCCGAGGTCGGCAACAAGGCCTCCCGCGCGGTGGCCGAACGGGCGGGTTTCACCCTGGAGGGCATCCTGCGCTCCGCGCTGAACAACAAGGGGGTGCGCCGGGACTGCTGGGTGGGTTCCCTGCTGCCCTCGGACCTCGGCCTCCCGCCGACGGCGCCCTATCTGCCCGGCCGTCCATAG
- a CDS encoding DNA glycosylase AlkZ-like family protein, which translates to MTSLPRPATDLTADEARRIALRAQGLLGVPARRAGVRGVLRHLGAIQLDTISVLARSHELVPYARLGAVGRKAVENAYWKDTHAFEYWSHAACILPIEEWPHFAFRRRAYRNRPHWNHELPDGAYEQVVKQLRAEGPLTATELGGAKRTSEWWDWSGSKVAVERALMYGEVVCVERRGWKRVYDLAERAVPEELLHDELDDAECLRRLVRLAGQSLGVGTRADIADYHRLKGEQVDAVIADSGLVPVTVEGWGKPAWADPAALETPPRGRHRTTLLSPFDSLIWERARTERIFGFTHRLEAYVPKPKRVYGYFAMPVLAGGRIVGRVDPAREGGTLVARQVTLDDAKAVPAVAQALIEAASWVDCTDVRVERVDAPGLREPLVRELARAVG; encoded by the coding sequence ATGACGTCCCTCCCGCGCCCCGCCACCGACCTCACCGCCGACGAAGCCCGCCGCATCGCCCTGCGCGCCCAGGGCCTTCTCGGCGTTCCCGCCCGCCGCGCGGGTGTCCGCGGCGTGCTGCGTCACCTCGGCGCGATCCAGCTCGACACCATCTCGGTCCTCGCCCGCTCCCACGAACTCGTCCCCTACGCCCGTCTCGGAGCGGTCGGCCGCAAAGCCGTCGAGAACGCCTACTGGAAGGACACGCACGCCTTCGAGTACTGGTCGCACGCCGCGTGCATCCTCCCCATCGAGGAGTGGCCCCACTTCGCCTTCCGCCGCCGTGCGTACCGCAACCGCCCGCACTGGAACCACGAGCTTCCCGACGGCGCCTACGAACAGGTCGTCAAGCAACTGCGCGCCGAGGGCCCGCTCACGGCGACGGAGCTGGGCGGGGCCAAGCGGACCAGCGAGTGGTGGGACTGGTCCGGCTCCAAGGTCGCCGTGGAGCGCGCCCTGATGTACGGGGAGGTGGTCTGCGTCGAGCGCCGCGGCTGGAAGCGGGTGTACGACCTCGCCGAGCGCGCGGTCCCCGAGGAACTGCTGCACGACGAACTGGACGACGCCGAGTGCCTGCGCCGCCTGGTCCGCCTCGCCGGCCAGTCCCTGGGCGTGGGCACCCGCGCGGACATCGCCGACTACCACCGCCTCAAGGGCGAGCAGGTCGACGCGGTGATAGCGGATTCGGGTCTGGTCCCGGTCACGGTCGAGGGCTGGGGAAAGCCGGCCTGGGCGGATCCGGCGGCGCTCGAGACACCCCCGCGCGGCCGCCACCGCACCACTTTGCTGTCCCCCTTCGACTCCCTGATCTGGGAGCGGGCACGCACCGAGCGGATCTTCGGCTTCACGCACCGCCTGGAGGCCTACGTCCCCAAGCCCAAACGGGTGTACGGCTACTTCGCGATGCCGGTGCTGGCAGGGGGCCGCATCGTCGGCCGCGTGGACCCCGCCCGCGAGGGCGGCACCCTGGTGGCCCGGCAGGTCACCCTCGACGACGCCAAGGCCGTACCCGCCGTCGCCCAGGCGCTGATCGAGGCGGCGAGCTGGGTGGACTGCACGGACGTACGGGTCGAGCGGGTGGACGCCCCCGGCCTGCGCGAGCCGCTCGTCCGGGAACTCGCCCGCGCCGTCGGCTGA
- a CDS encoding response regulator transcription factor translates to MADSFGPMRDEDADDGVVGAVPDASTPRKEPIRVLVVDDHALFRRGLEIVLAAEEDIQVVGEAGDGAEAVDKAADLLPDIVLMDVRMPKRGGIEACTSIKEVAPSAKIIMLTISDEEADLYDAIKAGATGYLLKEISTDEVATAIRAVADGQSQISPSMASKLLTEFKSMIQRTDERRLVPAPRLTDRELEVLKLVATGMNNRDIAKELFISENTVKNHVRNILEKLQLHSRMEAVVYAMREKILEIR, encoded by the coding sequence ATGGCGGACAGCTTCGGACCGATGCGCGACGAGGATGCCGACGACGGCGTCGTCGGCGCGGTCCCGGACGCGAGCACTCCACGCAAGGAGCCGATCAGAGTCCTTGTCGTGGACGACCACGCCCTCTTCCGCCGGGGCCTGGAGATCGTGCTCGCCGCCGAGGAGGACATCCAGGTCGTGGGCGAGGCGGGCGACGGCGCGGAGGCCGTCGACAAGGCCGCCGACCTGCTGCCCGACATCGTGCTGATGGACGTACGCATGCCCAAGCGCGGCGGGATCGAGGCGTGCACCTCGATCAAGGAGGTCGCCCCCAGCGCGAAGATCATCATGCTGACGATCAGCGACGAGGAGGCCGACCTCTACGACGCCATCAAGGCGGGCGCGACCGGCTACCTCCTCAAGGAGATCTCCACCGACGAGGTCGCGACCGCCATCCGCGCGGTGGCCGACGGCCAGTCGCAGATCAGCCCGTCCATGGCGTCGAAACTGCTCACCGAGTTCAAGTCGATGATCCAACGGACCGACGAGCGCCGTCTCGTGCCCGCCCCGCGGCTGACCGACCGTGAGCTGGAGGTGCTCAAGCTCGTCGCCACGGGGATGAACAACCGGGACATCGCCAAGGAGCTGTTCATCTCCGAGAACACCGTGAAGAACCACGTCCGCAACATCCTGGAGAAACTGCAGCTGCACTCCAGGATGGAGGCGGTGGTGTACGCGATGCGGGAGAAGATCCTCGAGATCCGGTAG
- the hpf gene encoding ribosome hibernation-promoting factor, HPF/YfiA family: MDIVVKGRKTEVPERFRKHVAEKLNLEKIQKLDGKVISLDVEVSKEPNPRQADRCDRVEITLRSRGPVIRAEAAASDPYAALDLAAEKLGARLRKQHDKRFSRRGARRISAAEVPDHVPGAATLGGNGNPVREDEAGEVPTKKIGSLEVKGDGPLVVREKTHVASPMTLDQALYEMELVGHDFYLFVDSETKEPSVVYRRHAYDYGVIHLRTDTMVTQAHSPEAGGTLGG; this comes from the coding sequence GTGGACATCGTCGTCAAGGGCCGCAAGACCGAGGTGCCCGAGCGGTTCCGCAAGCACGTGGCCGAGAAGCTGAACCTGGAGAAGATCCAGAAGCTCGATGGCAAGGTGATCAGCCTCGACGTCGAGGTGTCCAAGGAGCCCAACCCCCGACAGGCCGACCGCTGTGACCGAGTGGAGATCACGCTCCGCTCCCGCGGTCCGGTGATCCGGGCGGAGGCAGCGGCCAGCGATCCGTACGCGGCACTCGACCTGGCGGCGGAGAAGCTGGGGGCCCGGCTGCGCAAGCAGCACGACAAGCGTTTCTCTCGCCGCGGCGCGCGACGGATCTCGGCGGCCGAGGTACCCGACCACGTCCCGGGCGCGGCGACGCTCGGCGGAAACGGCAACCCCGTCCGGGAGGACGAAGCGGGCGAAGTGCCCACCAAGAAGATCGGCTCGCTGGAAGTAAAGGGTGACGGGCCCCTCGTGGTCCGTGAGAAGACACACGTCGCCTCCCCCATGACTCTCGACCAGGCCCTCTACGAGATGGAACTGGTCGGGCACGACTTCTATCTGTTCGTCGACTCCGAGACCAAGGAGCCGAGCGTTGTGTACCGGCGGCACGCCTACGACTACGGCGTGATCCACCTCAGGACGGACACGATGGTCACCCAGGCACACTCTCCCGAGGCGGGCGGCACGCTGGGCGGCTGA
- a CDS encoding ComF family protein — translation MRGWWQDLTDLVLPAECGGCGRPRTVLCPQCRAALSGAAPRRVRPAPEPPGLPAVHAAAPYADEVRAALLAHKERGALALAGPLGTALAGAVRAGLRAAAARAADGVGVRGRADRPVLLVPVPSARRAVRARGHDPARRIALAAAGELRRSGTPAQALAVLRQRRAVADQSGLDSRQRLVNVAGALEVAVGGARLLLGGPVVLVDDLMTTGASLAESARAVTAAVYTEPAREEMGERKTGSRQKEANSLYGTPEMVSAYGAGDVVCAAVVAASPDSFAINRN, via the coding sequence ATGCGCGGGTGGTGGCAGGACCTGACCGACCTGGTACTCCCGGCGGAGTGCGGAGGCTGCGGCAGGCCTCGCACGGTGCTCTGCCCTCAGTGCCGTGCCGCCCTGAGCGGGGCCGCACCACGCCGGGTGCGACCGGCGCCGGAGCCGCCCGGCCTGCCGGCCGTGCACGCGGCGGCTCCCTACGCGGACGAGGTCAGGGCGGCCCTCCTCGCCCACAAGGAGCGGGGCGCGCTGGCTCTCGCGGGCCCGCTGGGCACGGCCCTGGCGGGCGCTGTGAGGGCCGGGCTGCGGGCGGCTGCGGCGCGGGCAGCCGACGGGGTGGGCGTGCGGGGCAGGGCTGATCGGCCGGTGCTGCTCGTTCCCGTGCCGTCCGCGCGGCGCGCCGTACGGGCGCGGGGGCATGATCCCGCCCGGCGGATCGCGCTCGCCGCGGCGGGCGAGCTGCGGCGGTCCGGGACACCGGCGCAGGCTCTCGCCGTACTGAGGCAGCGGCGTGCCGTGGCGGACCAGTCGGGGCTGGACTCCCGGCAGCGGCTGGTCAACGTCGCCGGTGCCCTGGAAGTCGCCGTGGGCGGCGCGCGGCTGCTGCTCGGCGGGCCGGTGGTGCTCGTCGACGACCTCATGACGACGGGCGCCTCACTGGCCGAGTCGGCGCGCGCCGTGACAGCGGCTGTGTACACGGAGCCGGCCCGGGAAGAGATGGGGGAACGGAAGACTGGATCAAGGCAGAAGGAGGCGAACTCGTTGTACGGCACACCGGAAATGGTGAGTGCGTACGGCGCCGGTGACGTCGTCTGTGCGGCCGTCGTCGCGGCATCGCCGGATTCCTTCGCGATAAACCGGAACTGA
- a CDS encoding LpqB family beta-propeller domain-containing protein: MGADREGGARRRPMRAVAYAACGAVLLAGCASMPDSGDLRNVESTPRQDTEVRVFAMPPREDAPPSEIVQGFLEALTSDDPTYATARQYLTPAASQQWKPDLSTTVLANGPDIQIDHVTGRDDSEDYAFTLTGSKVAQVDAQESYTPLVGRYSQPVHLTRQKKTGQWRIDVLPQGVVMGQSDFQRNYMSVNKYYFASNASAQPGAPATAVADPVYVRERVDAMTQVVRSVLDGPTHWLSPVVRSSFPTGTALRRGVASLTPDDQNKLTVPLNEKASRVGRQQCLEMATQLLFTLQSLTPTVDAVALQRADGSTLCTLGENRAETIAARGSVKRPEYLYFIDDKDRLVRISSTGGSGTTAVPVPGALGEGTQKLRSAAVSWDERTAAGVGLDGKSLFVASLAPGGSLRDPVLHSQGKTENDRLTAPSWDAQGDLWVADRDPARPRLMALEQGAGQPLDVRIPGLNGRIQAVRVAADGVRIALVVENQDRKRSLLIGRIERDERDGQQPVVSVLELRSAAPALEDVTAMSWAGDSRLVVAGQEQGGVQTMRYAQVDGSTPEGPGPAAIPGVRSIAASQDDRLPLVAYSEDGIVRLPSGAQWQKVVKDGSAPVYPG; this comes from the coding sequence GTGGGCGCTGACCGCGAGGGGGGCGCGCGGCGGCGGCCGATGCGCGCGGTGGCGTACGCCGCCTGCGGGGCCGTACTGCTGGCGGGCTGCGCCTCGATGCCCGACAGCGGCGACCTGCGGAACGTGGAGTCCACGCCGCGCCAGGACACCGAGGTACGCGTGTTCGCCATGCCGCCCCGGGAGGACGCCCCGCCGTCGGAGATCGTGCAGGGCTTCCTGGAGGCGCTGACCAGCGATGATCCGACCTATGCGACGGCACGTCAGTATCTGACCCCTGCGGCTTCGCAGCAGTGGAAGCCGGATTTGTCAACGACCGTGCTGGCCAACGGGCCGGACATCCAGATCGACCACGTGACGGGGCGCGACGACTCCGAGGACTACGCGTTCACGCTGACCGGCAGCAAGGTGGCCCAGGTGGACGCGCAGGAGTCGTACACGCCCCTCGTCGGCCGTTACAGCCAGCCGGTGCACCTCACGCGGCAGAAGAAGACCGGGCAGTGGCGCATCGACGTGCTGCCGCAGGGCGTGGTCATGGGCCAGTCGGACTTCCAGCGCAACTACATGTCGGTCAACAAGTACTACTTCGCTTCCAACGCCTCCGCCCAGCCGGGCGCTCCGGCGACGGCCGTCGCCGACCCCGTCTACGTGCGCGAGCGGGTGGACGCGATGACGCAGGTGGTGCGCTCCGTGCTGGACGGGCCGACGCACTGGCTCAGTCCCGTGGTCAGGTCGAGCTTCCCCACCGGTACGGCACTGCGGAGGGGTGTCGCCTCACTGACGCCCGACGACCAGAACAAGCTGACGGTGCCGCTGAACGAGAAGGCGTCCCGGGTCGGCCGCCAGCAGTGTCTGGAGATGGCGACCCAGCTGCTGTTCACCCTGCAGAGCCTGACGCCCACCGTGGACGCGGTCGCGCTGCAGCGTGCCGACGGGTCCACGCTGTGCACGCTCGGTGAGAACCGGGCCGAGACCATTGCCGCGCGCGGGTCGGTGAAGCGCCCCGAGTACCTCTATTTCATCGACGACAAGGACCGGCTGGTGCGGATCTCCAGCACTGGTGGCTCCGGCACGACCGCCGTGCCGGTGCCGGGTGCGCTGGGCGAGGGGACGCAGAAGCTCAGGTCGGCGGCCGTGTCGTGGGACGAACGCACCGCGGCAGGGGTCGGCTTGGACGGCAAGTCGCTGTTCGTCGCCTCGCTGGCGCCGGGCGGTTCGCTGCGTGACCCGGTGCTGCACAGCCAGGGCAAGACCGAGAACGACCGGCTGACGGCGCCCAGCTGGGACGCGCAGGGCGACCTGTGGGTGGCCGACCGGGACCCCGCCCGGCCGCGGCTGATGGCGCTGGAGCAGGGCGCGGGCCAGCCGCTCGACGTGCGGATCCCCGGGCTCAACGGGCGTATCCAGGCGGTGCGGGTCGCCGCCGACGGGGTACGTATCGCGCTCGTCGTGGAGAACCAGGACCGCAAGCGGTCCCTGCTCATCGGCCGGATCGAGCGGGACGAGCGGGACGGGCAGCAGCCGGTGGTGTCGGTGCTGGAACTGCGTTCCGCGGCGCCGGCGCTGGAGGACGTCACGGCCATGTCGTGGGCGGGCGACAGCCGGCTCGTGGTCGCCGGGCAGGAGCAGGGGGGCGTGCAGACGATGCGGTACGCCCAGGTCGACGGCTCCACCCCCGAAGGGCCGGGGCCCGCCGCGATCCCGGGCGTGAGGTCGATAGCCGCCTCCCAGGACGACCGGCTGCCGCTGGTGGCGTACTCGGAGGACGGGATCGTCCGGCTGCCGTCCGGGGCACAGTGGCAGAAGGTGGTCAAGGACGGGTCGGCGCCGGTGTATCCGGGCTGA